The Heteronotia binoei isolate CCM8104 ecotype False Entrance Well chromosome 6, APGP_CSIRO_Hbin_v1, whole genome shotgun sequence genomic sequence AATAGACTTGGTGAAGCTTTTCTGCTTATGAAAACAGAAAGAACATTTCACCAATTGGCTTCAACTAGGTGGGGCCCATTTGTGGATGGCAATCTACAACTGGATTATCCCCTCCACTTTCTCCCTGACTCAAATCTTCTGTGTGTCCCGCCTCGGGACTTGGCCAAAGGGGGGGGCCAGCTCCCCAGTCGAGGTCACTCCCCCCTGGCCAACCCCCCAGCTGAGCCCCGCCAGTGAAGGGTCCCCCCCGGCGGGCACGGGGGCCACCCGCGACACCCCCACTCACTGCAACGCGGCCCGAGGCCCGCGCCAGACCCCACGGCTGCCTGACATGGAAGAAGCTGACCGGCCGCGAGGAGCCGCGGCTGGCCCGCAAAGAGCCAATGAGGCCTGCCCCAATCCACAGCGGCTGGTGCCGCTGAGCCCCACAACCCAGCCCACCAGATGGCCAACACGAGAGCTGGAAGAAGGCACCACCCCAGGATGCCAGGGATCGGAGTCAGGGCTTATGAAGAGGAGCGGGGCCAGCCCGGGGAGAGGGCAGGGGGGAAGAGGTGGGGCTCCAAGGGGAATAgaaggaagccacgctgagaaaTCGTGGAGGAAGGATGATGGCTATGAGTGAAGGGCTGCCTGCTCAGAGAGACACAAGGAGCCCTAAACACCACCAGCGATAGGAGTCTGGGTGACGCAACCCCTCCCCTATCCAATTGAGACCTCCACAGCTGGCTTTGAAGGTCCACCGGGAGGGCTGGCCGCCAGGGGACCTTCTAGGGGGCAACAGGGGTGCGCCGTAGTGTAAGCTCTTAGGCACTCCAGCAGGCTAGTTTCATTATCATTCTATTTTCTCATCAACTTTCAACTCACAACATTCTGGGGGCCCTCAAAAAGTTTTAAGTGTGTGTGCTTAATTTacaaattaatatttttattttacttatatGTTTATTTAATACATTTCTGCATGCCTGGGTAATTCCAATTGTGTAGCAACAGTTTACTCCTTTTGTTGCTTTTGTGACAGCCAATCCAGCCGAAAAGCAAGCTACAGATGGAATAGGTAAATTACAAATTTGAGTTGCAGCCCAAATCAAAAGTCAAGATTGTGGGACATTTTTCAAGACTAAGAAGTTGTACCATTTTGTACTTCTAAGACAGTACAAACAAATTGAATAGAACAAACCTTTTGCTTTCTGAGAAATGGTGATTTCACTTTCAGCTAGATTCACGTATACATCATAAAGGTCTAGCCTGTTGCTGACTTCAGAGTCTATAAATCCAGCAATGTAACCTGATCAGCAAAGATTAATCATAATCATTAAGAAAGAAAAATTTAATAGTGTGTTTTAATTAGAAGGTTGTTTGCATTATACTTGTCTTAAAGCAGAATACCGATATTGAATTTTCGCCGACttattgagtttgacacccctgtatacAGGATTAAGGGAAAGGATGCGCGCAAGGAAATATCTTTGTACTGTGGATGTTTGCAGGATTAAAAATTTGGAATCTAGCAAACTACaggaacctaagaagagccctgctgatcagATCATCTAGTCTAACATCCCATCTCACCTATTCCTCTGAATATCCAACAACAGgcctggaggctgaggccttcacctgatgctgcctcctggtatccagaggtttactgcctctgaatgtgggggttccttttaatcaccatggctaggagcctctgacagacctatcctccgtgaatctgtctaatcACCTTCTAAAAGCCATATATGCCTGTAGACCTTCACTGCTTCCTCTgccagtgaatcccacatttaCACTACATTCTCTGATGATGAATTCTACATTTACACACTCTGTGTaatgaagtatttccttttgtgcattctgaatctactgcccatcagtttcactaGATGTCCTCAAGTTCACGAATTTAAGAAGAGaggtctctttgtcaactctttccacCTTGTGCATAATTCTATACACTGCTGTCATGTCCCCTCTTTTCTACATATAAAAATTGCAGACTCTTCAGACTTTACTCATAGTGAAGGTGCTTCAACCCCTCAATCACCTTGATTGCCCTCTTCCatcctttttccagctctgccatGTGCTTTCTAAGGTACAATGACCAGACCAGTGCATAGAATCCCAGATGAggtcacaccatagatctatacaagggcattataatgtcagccattttattttcaatccttttCTTAATAATTTCCGAGAGAATATGCCTCTTCCCCACCTTGTGGCATACTAAATTGaaactttcattgagctatttaCTGCGACCCCAAAATCTCAGTCTCAGTAAATTCATTAGCTTATACTTGAAGTTGGATTTTTTTTGCTCCAACTATATTTGAAAAACAATTGAGAAATCAAGATAATAAAAATGCATAGCTGTTTGTTCTGCCATTAAACCAACAAAAAAATTCAGCTACTGTGTCCCATGGATGGCAAAAATTGTTCCCCAATACCTGGACACATCTTTAATGCTTCCAGCTCATCATCATTTAAGTGTACATATGAATGAAGGATAGACCAGTCTTGCCGATGCCATGCTAACACAGGCAATGTCCTAAAAGGAAATGAAGTCAAAGTTGGGACAATGCTTTGATTAACGTTTTAGCATATGACACTAAATGGTTTGGGTTACAATTCATGAAAAGAACATACATATATACAACTCACAGCCATAGAACTGGCTTTCAAAAGAAAAACAAGCACATATGAATCTTTATCTGTTGCTGTACCTTGTAAACTCCTGGACAGCTTCTATTCGTGGATGATATACCACAATTCTTTTCTTTAACATGACTGCAGTATAGAGGATGACTGTCTCCATTCCAAACTGAGATATTATATCTAGAACCAACAGAAGAAAAAGCAATTTCAGTAAAACATGGCAgcaaatttctatgtaaaaactGGCAAGAATAAGGAACAACTTATTTTAATTGTAAAATAACTCACATGACCACAAGAATGAAGAATTTACTCAGCAATGACTCACAAGAGAGTGCTACAATTTATGTTGGCTGCAAGTTTACATTACAATTTATATTTATACTGGATTGCATCCTGTTTTTTGAGCTACTCAAGTTAGTCTTCTGTGGATTCTCTCCTCTCACTGTAGAACCACAGCAGGGTTTTAATGGGGAAAGTTCTGTTCCACAAGCACTGAGCTCATGATCTAGTCCATTAGCTATCCATTATCTTTTTTAGCTTATAAACATTCTGGGCTCCTTTACCAGATTCAACCTACTAATAGCTCACATAAACTAAATTATTACTTTTTCTACATTAAGTTCCATTTCTTTCCTATTCAACAGAGTTATGTTTAACTTAGCTGAACTGTCATTAACGAGAATCCCCAAGTTCCAAGATGATTGATGAGTCCTAACCTATCAGTTGAAAAAAATTCAATTAAAACCCAGCTACAGCTTCCTAGACAGCCCTGGGGAATAATATGCACATTGTAGCAACAGCAAGAGGAACTGTGATATGTCTTGTCTCTGTCAGCTAAATCTCAGATCACTGCATGGCTAAAAAAATCAAATGGGTTCTATAATAAAACACTTTATCTTATATTTGACATTTGATTATCCAGAATGCACGGAGTAAATTATATCATCCAGAGAACAAGATCCATACCTCTGTGTCTTTGGACATACGGACCCTGCTCCTACCTCAGTTTGTCTCAAGCTGTTGGGATCTAACTCAGCCAGAGGGCACCCAGGCAGCTGGCCCATTTGCCTACTCATTGTGCAGGATGGCTCAGAAGAATAGGGAAAAGCCATGTCAGGCATGGGAGATGCTGCCTAATGGGGTAGAGTTTAGTTGCTGAGGATTCTTCAGAGTAATTTGGCAAGGCAGAGCAACATGTCTCTGTATATGGCACTTCTAAAGATCTGGCAGCCCAGCCCCCATTCTACATGAGTGCTTCTAAGGATGCTTATGCCTCATAAGCACCACATTTAAATGTTCAGTAAATGTTACTATGCTTTATGTAATGTGCTATATCCACAATTTCAATACAACTGGCATTTCAGCTGCAATATTTATTTGCAAATATATCCCACTGAAATAAATTGAAATTATTTTTCAAACAAACGTGCTTAGACTAATGGGCTAAATTGCAATAACTTCAGAAGCATTTTCCCCCACCTTTGATTGAGCCTGTGAGATAAGCTTTTCTGACATCAAAATCTTTGCTTAGGAAAGAGCCATTTTCTTCACTCTGGCAGATTCCCTTTGTAAGAACAGAAATATAACTCTCCATCATTTTTACAGGACTTCCATATTTCAGGTATATTCTGTAAAATAAAACAAGTCTCCACCTTTTTAACTGTGCACAAACCCCGCCCTCCAAGAGGATTTAAAAAGTGTTTGCTAGGACAACTGATCTGGCATAAACTACTTTATGCCAATTAAAGAATTTCAAGACTTTAACACAAGTGTATATCTCTCTGCACTTTATGGCTAAATCATAATTACTATTGAATTCCCTGTTTTGCAAGTCAGTTATAATTGTGAAGCTTAAAGACAAACTTTAGTCTAAGTGACAAGACTAAGTGGCAGTCCAAAAAAGACACATTGCATTTGGATTAACCACTCTATTTATTTCTTATGTTTTTCAAGTTCTGACCATAGGACTAATTGGAATACGCCACTTTAAAAGTGCTGAAAGGAAACCGATACACGCTACATCACAATAGACTATTATTGTAGGGTTTAGCCCAGATCTAACTGATATGGTAAATCTGTGAGAGCCATATCACTTGCGAATGAAAAtgactgagaccgatttcccactcaccttatgccgctcacactttcctcttctcagcagggcttcctcccaatttcacactatctgccccagggctgtaaGTAACGTCAGAGTTTCCACGTGgcaaacaaactggtttttagaggtttctgtatGCTGTGCGAAAACACCGATGTTACTTGTAgcctcagggcagatagtgtgaaat encodes the following:
- the DENND10 gene encoding DENN domain-containing protein 10 isoform X2, producing the protein MEVPDSSALKKVTHFSIVLTTKDFNPEKYAAFTRILCRIYLKYGSPVKMMESYISVLTKGICQSEENGSFLSKDFDVRKAYLTGSIKDIISQFGMETVILYTAVMLKKRIVVYHPRIEAVQEFTRTLPVLAWHRQDWSILHSYVHLNDDELEALKMCPGYIAGFIDSEVSNRLDLYDVYVNLAESEITISQKAKEAMTMGKLHKEIGQLIVQSAEDPDKSNIQVVKDISLKTKEILTNLASLTEVLHDDEKPSLNFEALKQKRFPPATENFLYHLAAAEQLLKI